Proteins encoded by one window of Odocoileus virginianus isolate 20LAN1187 ecotype Illinois unplaced genomic scaffold, Ovbor_1.2 Unplaced_Scaffold_37, whole genome shotgun sequence:
- the LOC110144823 gene encoding interferon alpha-1 produces the protein MAPAWSLLLALLLLSCNAICSLGCHLPRTHSLANRRVLTLLRHLRRVSPSSCLQDRNDFAFPQEALGGSQLQKAQAISVLHEVTQHTFRLFSTEGSAAAWDQSLLDQLRTALHQQLTDLQACLRQEQGLQGAPLLKGDSSLALRKYFHGVTLYLQEKGHSPCAWEVVRAEVMRAFASSTHLQERFRRKD, from the coding sequence ATGGCCCCAGCCTGGTCCTTACTCCTGGCCCTGCTGCTGCTCAGCTGCAACGCCATCTGCTCTCTGGGCTGCCACCTGCCTCGCACCCACAGCCTGGCCAACAGGAGGGTCCTGACGCTCCTGCGACACCTGAGGAgggtctccccttcctcctgcctgcaGGACAGGAATGACTTCGCATTCCCCCAGGAGGCGCTGGGTGGCAGCCAGCTGCAGAAGGCTCAAGCCATCTCTGTGCTCCACGAGGTGACCCAGCACACCTTCCGGCTCTTCAGCACCGAGGGCTCGGCCGCTGCGTGGGACCAGAGCCTCCTGGACCAGCTCCGCACTGCGCTGCATCAGCAGCTCACTGACCTGCAAGCCTGTCTGAGGCAGGAGCAGGGGCTGCAAGGGGCTCCCCTGCTCAAGGGGGACTCCAGCCTGGCTCTGAGGAAATACTTCCACGGAGTCACTCTCTATCTGCAAGAGAAGGGGCACAGCCCTTGTGCCTGGGAGGTTGTCAGAGCCGAAGTCATGAGAGCCTTCGCTTCCTCAACACACTTGCAGGAGAGATTCCGGAGGAAGGACTGA
- the KLHL9 gene encoding kelch-like protein 9: MKVSLGNGDMGVSAHLQPCKAGTTRFFTSNTHSSVVLQGFDQLRLEGLLCDVTLVPGDGDEIFPVHRAMMASASDYFKAMFTGGMKEQDLMCIKLHGVNKVGLKKIIDFIYTAKLSLNMDTLQDTLEAASFLQILPVLDFCKVFLISGVSLDNCVEVGRIANTYNLIEVDKYVNNFILKNFPALLSTGEFLKLPFERLAFVLSSNSLKHCTELELFKAACRWLRLEDPRMDYAAKLMKNIRFPLMTPQDLINYVQTVDFMRTDNTCVNLLLEASNYQMMPYMQPVMQSDRTAIRSDSTHLVTLGGVLRQQLVVSKELRMYDERAQEWRSLAPMDAPRYQHGIAVIGNFLYVVGGQSNYDTKGKTAVDTVFRFDPRYNKWMQVASLNEKRTFFHLSALKGHLYAVGGRSAAGELATVECYNPRMNEWSYVAKMSEPHYGHAGTVYGGLMYISGGITHDTFQNELMCFDPDTDKWTQKAPMTTVRGLHCMCTVGDKLYVIGGNHFRGTSDYDDVLSCEYYSPTLDQWTPIAAMLRGQSDVGVAVFENKIYVVGGYSWNNRCMVEIVQKYDPEKDEWHKVFDLPESLGGIRACTLTVFPPEENPGSPSRESPLSAPSDHS, encoded by the coding sequence ATGAAAGTGTCTCTCGGTAACGGTGACATGGGCGTCTCCGCCCATTTACAGCCTTGCAAGGCAGGAACCACACGTTTTTTTACTAGCAATACTCACAGTTCGGTGGTATTGCAAGGTTTTGATCAACTTAGATTAGAAGGATTGCTTTGTGATGTGACTCTGGTACCAGGTGATGGAGATGAAATCTTCCCTGTTCATAGAGCTATGATGGCGTCTGCTAGTGATTACTTCAAGGCTATGTTCACAGGTGGAATGAAAGAACAGGATTTAATGTGCATTAAGCTTCACGGGGTGAACAAAGTTGGTCTgaagaaaataattgattttatttatactGCAAAGCTTTCTCTTAATATGGACACTCTTCAGGACACTCTTGAAGCTGCCAGCTTTTTGCAAATCTTGCCTGTTTTAGACTTCTGTAAAGTGTTTCTTATTTCAGGAGTCTCTTTAGATAACTGTGTTGAAGTTGGACGAATTGCTAACACCTACAATCTTATAGAAGTAGATAAATATGTCAATAATTTCATTCTGAAGAATTTTCCTGCCTTACTGAGTACTGGGGAGTTTCTAAAACTCCCTTTTGAACGGCTTGCCTTTGTGCTTTCTAGTAATAGTCTTAAGCACTGTACTGAACTTGAGCTCTTTAAGGCTGCCTGTCGCTGGCTAAGGTTGGAAGATCCTCGGATGGATTATGCTGCAAAATTAATGAAGAATATTCGATTTCCACTGATGACACCACAGGATCTCATTAATTATGTGCAGACAGTAGATTTCATGAGAACAGACAATACGTGTGTGAATTTGCTTTTGGAAGCTAGCAATTACCAAATGATGCCATATATGCAGCCAGTGATGCAGTCAGATAGAACCGCCATTCGATCTGATTCGACACACTTGGTTACATTAGGAGGAGTTTTGAGGCAGCAGCTGGTTGTCAGTAAAGAATTACGGATGTATGATGAGAGGGCTCAAGAGTGGAGATCTTTAGCCCCCATGGATGCTCCTCGTTATCAGCATGGCATTGCTGTCATTGGGAACTTTCTTTATGTAGTTGGTGGTCAAAGTAATTATgatacaaaaggaaaaactgcTGTTGATACGGTTTTCAGATTTGATCCTCGATATAATAAGTGGATGCAGGTTGCATCATTAAATGAAAAGCGCACGTTTTTTCACTTGAGCGCCCTCAAGGGACATTTGTATGCTGTTGGTGGGCGAAGTGCAGCTGGTGAACTGGCCACTGTAGAATGTTACAATCCAAGAATGAATGAGTGGAGCTATGTTGCGAAAATGAGTGAACCCCACTATGGCCATGCTGGAACAGTGTATGGAGGCTTAATGTATATTTCAGGAGGAATTACTCATGACACTTTCCAAAATGAGCTCATGTGTTTTGACCCTGATACAGACAAATGGACACAGAAGGCTCCAATGACTACAGTCAGAGGTCTGCATTGCATGTGTACGGTTGGAGACAAGCTCTATGTCATTGGTGGTAATCACTTCAGAGGAACAAGTGATTATGATGATGTTCTAAGCTGTGAATACTATTCGCCAACCCTTGACCAGTGGACACCAATTGCTGCCATGTTAAGAGGTCAAAGTGATGTTGGAGTTGctgtctttgaaaataaaatctatgtcGTAGGTGGATATTCTTGGAATAATCGTTGTATGGTAGAAATTGTCCAGAAATATGACCCAGAAAAGGATGAATGGCATAAAGTTTTTGACCTTCCAGAGTCACTTGGTGGCATTCGAGCTTGTACTCTCACAGTTTTTCCACCTGAAGAAAATCCTGGGTCACCTTCCAGAGAATCACCTCTTTCAGCACCTTCAGATCATTCTTAG